One genomic region from Prunus persica cultivar Lovell chromosome G3, Prunus_persica_NCBIv2, whole genome shotgun sequence encodes:
- the LOC109948104 gene encoding uncharacterized protein LOC109948104: MPFGLKNAGATYQRLVNKIFKEQIGKTMEVYVDDMLVKAPKRADHIGNLAESFSLICQYRMKLNPTLKKGQRDKWDEECKVAFQNLKTYLTSPPLLSKTVPGEDLFVFLAVSNSAISSALIREELGAQHPVFYTSKALIDGETRYPKLEKLILALRLMKWVVELSKYDLLYRPKTAIKAQALADFVVEFTPSVEKEKLVNQKKESSKADGTSAEPSQPRDIWQLRVDGASNQKGAGAGVVITTPDGTLLEQAITLGFPASNNEAEYEALLAGLRLAKELTIKKLAIYSDSQLITNQASVPRAENAHADALASLGSALDTQFRRSIPVEHLDRPSIEEIELIDTMQIDEDPSWQDPVIDYLTNENLPTDKSEATKVQQKAARYYMHGNKLICRSYSGPHLTCIRYPQTLEVLCKIHDGECGNHSGGQSLVTDNGSQFIGKQITAFFAKYKIKQHLSTLRYPQGNGQAEASNKVILDCLKKRLEGAEGKWVNELPGILWAYCTTKRRSTGETPFSLAYETEAIIPPHITVPSISLEVGNVDQNSEQMRLNLDLLEGEREKTIIRVASYQQQLKSYHDKRAKVRQFQPGDLVLRKAFITAPRQGSKKMNPNWEGPYMISRSGGRRSYTLDTMEEKEIPRQWNAHHLRKYYP, from the exons atgccttttgggctgaagaacgccGGAGCAACCTATCAAAGACTTGTAAATAAAATCTTCAAGGAGCAGATTGGCAAAactatggaggtctacgtGGATGACATGCTGGTCAAAGCCCCAAAACGTGCAGATCACATTGGAAATCTTGCTGAGTCATTCAGCTTGATCTGCCAGTATCGCATGAAGTTGAATCCAA ctttgaagaaaggacaaagaGACAAATGGGACGAGGAGTGCAAAGTAGCTTTCCAGAATCTGAAGACTTACCTCACCTCACCTCCTCTGCTCTCAAAGACAGTCCCTGGTGAGGACTTGTTTGTATTCCTGGCAGTATCCAACTCAGCTATCAGTtcagctctcatccgagaagagcTGGGGGCCCAACATCCGGTATTCTACACGTCAAAAGCTCTCATCGATGGAGAAACTCGCTACCCGAAGTTGGAGAAACTTATCTTGGCTCTT cgactcatgaaGTGGGTTGTAGAGCTAAGCaaatatgacctcctctaccggccaaaaactgcaataaaagcccaGGCTTTAGCAGACTTCGTCGTAGAATTCACCCCATCAGTCGAAAAAGAGAAGTTGGTCaaccaaaagaaggaaagttcaAAAGCAGACGGGACCTCCGCAGAACCTAGCCAACCCAGAGACATATGGCAGTTGCGCGTAGACGGAGCATCGAACCAAAAAGGAGCTGGAGCAGGGGTCGTCATCACCACTCCGGATGGAACCCTGTTGGAGCAAGCTATTACGCTTGGCTTCCCGGCCTCGAACAACGAGGCAGAATACGAGGCATTGCTCGCCGGCCTACGCTTGGCAAAAGAGCTCACAATCAAAAAGCtagccatctactcagactcACAATTAATCACGAATCAAGCCTCAG tgcCCCGGGCAGAGAACGCTCATGCAGACGCACTGGCAAGCCTAGGATCAGCGCTGGATACCCAGTTCAGACGCTCCATCCCGGTCGAACACCTTGACCGACCAAGCATTGAAGAAATAGAGCTAATTGATACCATGCAGATTGACGAGGACCCCAGTTGGCAAGACCCCGTCATCGACTATTTGACGAATGAAAACCTGCCAACGGACAAGTCCGAAGCTACAAAGGTCCAGCAGAAGGCCGCGAGATACTACATGCACGGCAACAAGCTCATCTGCAGATCATACTCCGGCCCTCATCTCACCTGCATAAGGtaccctcaaacacttgaggttCTTTGCAAAATTCACGATGGCGAGTGTGGCAACCACTCTGGGGGGCAG TCACTAGTTACCGACAATGGCTCACAGTTCATTGGCAAGCAGATCACCGCCTTTTTTGCGAAATACAAGATCAAGCAACACTTGTCCACCCTGAGGTATCCACAAGGAAATGGACAAGCCGAGGCATCCAACAAAGTCATATTGGACTGCTTGAAGAAAAGGCTGGAAGGCGCCGAAGGAAAATGGGTGAATGAACTCCCCGGAATACTATGGGCTTATTGCACCACCAAACGAAGATCGACTGGTGAAACCCCATTCTCCCTCGCCTATGAAACAGAAGCGATCATACCACCTCACATCACTGTCCCCTCCATAAGCTTGGAAGTGGGCAATGTTGATCAGAACTCCGAGCAGATGAGGCTCAACCTCGACTTACTTGAAGGCGAACGTGAGAAGACCATTATCCGGGTCGCCTCCTATCAGCAACAGTTGAAGTCTTACCACGACAAAAGAGCTAAGGTCAGACAGTTTCAACCAGGCGACCTCGTGCTAAGAAAGGCTTTCATTACTGCACCGAGGCAAGGGTCAAAAAAGATGAATCCTAACTGGGAGGGTCCTTACATGATCAGCCGGTCTGGGGGCAGAAGAAGCTACACACTTGACACTATGGAGGAGAAGGAAATACCACGACAATGGAATGCTCACCATCTTCGAAAGTATTATCCGTAG